The proteins below come from a single Orcinus orca chromosome 6, mOrcOrc1.1, whole genome shotgun sequence genomic window:
- the KLHL9 gene encoding kelch-like protein 9 gives MKVSLGNGEMGVSAHLQPCKAGTTRFFTSNTHSSVVLQGFDQLRIEGLLCDVTLVPGDGDEIFPVHRAMMASASDYFKAMFTGGMKEQDLMCIKLHGVNKVGLKKIIDFIYTAKLSLNMDNLQDTLEAASFLQILPVLDFCKVFLISGVSLDNCVEVGRIANTYNLIEVDKYVNNFILKNFPALLSTGEFLKLPFERLAFVLSSNSLKHCTELELFKAACRWLRLEDPRMDYAAKLMKNIRFPLMTPQDLINYVQTVDFMRTDNTCVNLLLEASNYQMMPYMQPVMQSDRTAIRSDSTHLVTLGGVLRQQLVVSKELRMYDERAQEWRSLAPMDAPRYQHGIAVIGNFLYVVGGQSNYDTKGKTAVDTVFRFDPRYNKWMQVASLNEKRTFFHLSALKGHLYAVGGRSAAGELATVECYNPRMNEWSYVAKMSEPHYGHAGTVYGGLMYISGGITHDTFQNELMCFDPDTDKWTQKAPMTTVRGLHCMCTVGDKLYVIGGNHFRGTSDYDDVLSCEYYSPTLDQWTPIAAMLRGQSDVGVAVFENKIYVVGGYSWNNRCMVEIVQKYDPEKDEWHKVFDLPESLGGIRACTLTVFPPEENPGSPSRESPLSAPSDHS, from the coding sequence ATGAAAGTGTCTCTTGGTAACGGTGAAATGGGCGTCTCCGCCCATTTACAGCCTTGCAAGGCAGGAACCACACGTTTTTTTACCAGCAATACTCACAGTTCGGTGGTTTTGCAAGGCTTTGATCAGCTTAGAATAGAAGGATTGCTTTGTGACGTGACCCTGGTACCAGGTGATGGAGATGAAATCTTCCCTGTTCATAGAGCTATGATGGCGTCTGCTAGTGATTATTTCAAGGCTATGTTCACAGGtggaatgaaagaacaagatttaATGTGCATTAAGCTTCATGGGGTGAACAAAGTTGGTCTgaagaaaataattgattttatttatactgCAAAACTTTCTCTTAATATGGACAATCTTCAGGACACACTTGAAGCAGCCAGCTTTTTACAAATTTTACCTGTTTTGGACTTCTGTAAAGTGTTTCTTATTTCAGGAGTCTCTTTAGATAACTGTGTTGAAGTTGGACGAATTGCTAACACCTACAATCTTATAGAGGTAGATAAATATGTCAATAATTTCATCCTGAAGAATTTTCCTGCATTATTGAGTACTGGGGAGTTTCTAAAACTCCCTTTTGAACGGCTTGCCTTTGTGCTTTCTAGCAATAGTCTTAAGCACTGTACTGAACTTGAGCTTTTCAAGGCTGCCTGTCGCTGGCTAAGGTTGGAAGACCCTCGGATGGATTATGCTGCAAAATTAATGAAGAATATTCGATTTCCACTGATGACACCACAGGATCTCATCAATTATGTGCAGACAGTAGATTTCATGAGAACAGACAATACCTGTGTGAATTTGCTTTTGGAAGCTAGCAATTACCAAATGATGCCATATATGCAGCCAGTGATGCAGTCAGATAGAACTGCCATTAGATCTGACTCAACCCACTTGGTTACATTAGGAGGAGTTTTGAGGCAGCAGCTGGTTGTCAGTAAAGAATTACGGATGTATGATGAAAGGGCGCAAGAGTGGAGATCTTTAGCCCCAATGGATGCTCCTCGTTACCAGCATGGCATTGCTGTCATTGGAAACTTTCTTTATGTAGTTGGTGGTCAAAGTAATTAtgatacaaaaggaaaaactgcCGTTGATACAGTTTTCAGATTTGACCCTCGGTATAATAAGTGGATGCAGGTTGCTTCGTTAAATGAAAAGCGCACATTTTTCCACTTGAGTGCTCTCAAAGGACATTTGTATGCCGTTGGTGGGCGAAGTGCAGCTGGTGAGCTGGCCACAGTAGAATGTTACAATCCAAGAATGAATGAGTGGAGCTATGTTGCAAAAATGAGTGAACCCCACTATGGCCATGCTGGAACAGTGTACGGAGGCTTAATGTATATTTCAGGAGGAATTACTCATGATACTTTCCAAAACGAGCTCATGTGTTTTGACCCTGATACAGACAAATGGACACAGAAGGCTCCAATGACTACAGTCAGAGGTCTGCATTGCATGTGTACAGTTGGAGACAAGCTCTATGTCATTGGTGGCAATCACTTCAGAGGAACAAGTGATTATGATGATGTTCTAAGCTGTGAATACTATTCACCGACCCTTGACCAGTGGACACCAATTGCTGCCATGTTAAGAGGTCAGAGTGATGTCGGAGTTGCcgtctttgaaaataaaatctatgtcgTAGGTGGATATTCTTGGAATAATCGTTGTATGGTAGAAATTGTCCAGAAATATGACCCAGAAAAGGATGAGTGGCATAAAGTTTTTGACCTTCCAGAGTCACTTGGTGGCATTCGAGCTTGTACTCTCACAGTTTTTCCACCTGAAGAAAACCCTGGGTCACCTTCCAGAGAATCACCTCTTTCAGCACCTTCAGATCATTCTTAG